One segment of Spiroplasma kunkelii CR2-3x DNA contains the following:
- a CDS encoding spiroplasma phage ORF1-like family protein — MKGINETDFINTMFLRSSFFENWSETNYFINPTLKTSKKLLFNDKWYLDFLQDSYSTGFVYDKPSSSFFSFYQMWDSWKNTYMVKKFYDVKKENFLNDLTDFIYAFAVKYNMYDVSKKIVDNVGRYKENRYPRVKLKQDNWKLIPRDNDVLVPPKVIGSTDKNKYVKEDDRKYIVIYPYLIQQWNIIKTDTKNINNIFAWSSKAIIYYWDGVGQPETPTINENTGEITDWNTYQQNFVKEFINYSLTAVLQENIRVQQGGSADYENPNKVGTKWIIYDFETVDELYVKNIKKAIYRMILTVDEANLIISGSLELNNVNSDDLSFNFSFMRTVTGEVFNFNSSIYSSLNNKDLRYYQQFNGQFDLSKFLQSFFASALVPVFQNRSSFIENGYINNLQYDTVLVNFFALKLQNFNNILLSENINDKLQFDKLLNSMFKISQKFYTNYLRTIFDLENNTYVQGYNKKYGLLVNNGFKIYPRYFYFSDKYKQLDIKLYSAFKNRFYTINNYGSVFNYDFSVVNNYDIKLNSGYVFGGDLQSKYGLQYKKIEEQKIGYNVFELQAQKENDMYRYYDFNFGIYNWQEINSGGLFPDKQWWQVQYITPKGWWDFGAHIKNAVIWIVNTIPGVKQVNELASGVGKVFETVYSFFSQIFEVWKFNHALYSTITNIFLLIIFMKFVRLI; from the coding sequence ATGAAAGGTATTAATGAAACTGATTTTATTAATACAATGTTTTTACGCAGCAGTTTTTTTGAAAATTGGTCTGAAACAAATTATTTTATTAATCCAACTTTAAAAACATCAAAAAAATTATTGTTTAATGATAAATGGTATTTGGATTTTTTACAAGATAGTTATTCAACGGGATTTGTTTATGATAAACCAAGTTCATCTTTTTTTAGTTTTTATCAAATGTGAGATAGTTGAAAAAATACATATATGGTTAAAAAATTTTATGATGTTAAAAAGGAAAATTTTTTAAATGATTTAACTGATTTTATTTATGCTTTTGCCGTAAAATATAATATGTATGATGTGTCTAAAAAAATTGTCGACAATGTTGGGCGTTATAAAGAAAATCGTTATCCAAGAGTTAAGTTAAAACAAGATAATTGAAAATTAATTCCTAGGGATAATGATGTTTTAGTACCACCCAAAGTAATTGGTTCTACTGATAAAAATAAATATGTAAAAGAAGATGATAGGAAATATATTGTAATTTATCCATATCTAATCCAACAATGAAACATAATTAAAACAGATACAAAAAATATTAATAATATCTTTGCATGAAGTTCCAAAGCAATAATTTATTATTGAGATGGCGTTGGTCAACCTGAAACACCAACTATCAACGAAAACACCGGTGAAATTACAGATTGAAATACTTATCAACAAAATTTCGTAAAAGAATTTATTAATTATTCTTTAACTGCTGTTTTGCAAGAAAATATTAGAGTTCAACAAGGTGGTAGTGCGGATTATGAAAATCCGAATAAGGTTGGAACAAAGTGGATAATTTATGATTTTGAGACGGTTGATGAATTATATGTTAAAAATATTAAAAAAGCAATTTATCGGATGATTTTGACTGTTGATGAAGCAAATTTAATTATTTCGGGTAGTTTGGAATTAAATAATGTTAATAGTGATGATTTAAGTTTTAATTTTAGTTTTATGCGAACGGTAACGGGTGAAGTTTTTAATTTTAATAGTTCAATTTATTCATCATTAAATAATAAAGATTTAAGATATTATCAACAGTTTAACGGTCAATTTGATTTATCTAAGTTTTTACAGTCGTTTTTTGCAAGTGCTTTGGTGCCAGTGTTCCAAAATCGTAGTTCGTTTATTGAAAATGGATATATTAATAATTTACAGTATGATACTGTTTTAGTTAACTTTTTTGCGTTGAAATTGCAAAATTTTAATAATATTTTGTTGAGTGAAAATATTAACGATAAATTACAATTTGATAAATTATTAAATAGTATGTTTAAGATTTCACAGAAATTTTATACTAATTATTTACGAACGATTTTTGATTTAGAAAATAATACTTATGTACAAGGATATAATAAAAAATATGGTTTATTAGTAAATAATGGTTTTAAAATTTATCCACGATATTTTTATTTTTCAGATAAATATAAGCAATTAGATATTAAATTATATTCAGCATTTAAAAATCGGTTTTATACCATTAATAATTATGGTAGTGTTTTTAATTATGATTTTTCGGTTGTTAATAATTATGATATTAAGTTAAATTCTGGTTATGTTTTTGGTGGTGATTTACAATCAAAATATGGTTTGCAATATAAGAAAATTGAAGAACAAAAAATTGGTTATAATGTTTTTGAATTGCAAGCACAAAAAGAAAATGATATGTACCGTTATTATGATTTTAATTTTGGGATTTATAATTGACAAGAGATAAATAGTGGTGGTTTATTCCCTGATAAACAATGATGACAAGTTCAATATATAACTCCTAAAGGTTGATGAGATTTTGGTGCTCATATTAAAAATGC
- a CDS encoding DUF3688 family protein, whose translation MKKSLSLFAIFILSFLGLVIPFITLTAFRPLNEKYYTLKQENSTGNILAKHHY comes from the coding sequence ATGAAAAAATCGTTATCTTTATTTGCCATATTTATTTTAAGTTTTTTAGGTTTGGTTATTCCATTTATTACTTTAACGGCGTTTAGACCGTTAAATGAGAAGTATTATACGCTTAAACAAGAGAATAGTACTGGTAATATACTTGCGAAACACCACTATTAA